A window of the Schlesneria paludicola DSM 18645 genome harbors these coding sequences:
- the glgX gene encoding glycogen debranching protein GlgX produces MHVLRVWPGRPAPLGATWDGKGVNFAVFSEHATQVDLCLFDSPFATKETHRIPLPDQTDYVWNGYLPGIKPGQLYGFRAHGPYAPEQGFRFNPHKVLLDPYAKAIGRDLTWSDAAFGYRVGDPAFDLSFDERDNAETAALAAVINPSFRWMGDQPLRTPWHKTLIYEMHVKGFTHKSPWVPREWRGKYAGVACEGSLRHLRALGITAVELMPVHHHVDERFLGERGLTNYWGYNTLGYFAPDVRFASQRDPQRTVNEFKRMVRQLHRNGFEVILDVVYNHTCEGNQLGPTLSLKGLDNTSYYRLADPPRYYKDYTGCGNTLNMQSPRVLQLIMDSLRYWVLEMHVDGFRFDLAAALARELHDVDKLGAFFDIIHQDPVLSQVKLIAEPWDVGPGGYQVGNFPVLWTEWNGKYRDCVRKFWRGDGNTASEFATRLCGSSDLYEGTGRRPYASINFVTSHDGFSLNDLVSYNHKHNEANGENNNDGDNHNISWNCGAEGPTNDPAVNARRARQKRNFIATLLFSQGVAMLRSGDEFSQTQGGNNNAYCQDNPISWIRWKLTDEEQSLLEFTQQAIQLWKSQPVLQRRKFFQGRLIRGELIRDVVWLTPLGEQMTDEDWNKHYTRCLGMRLEGQMDDEIDERGRHITGDTLLILFNSHYDMIQFMMPPHANGEHWQPLLDTATTTTARRMHAGERYPLQGHSLAVLRLSRSRRGIFKRATRKA; encoded by the coding sequence ATGCACGTTTTACGAGTTTGGCCGGGTCGGCCGGCTCCTTTGGGAGCAACTTGGGACGGAAAGGGTGTCAACTTTGCCGTGTTCTCTGAACACGCCACTCAAGTTGACCTCTGCCTGTTCGATTCTCCGTTTGCCACGAAGGAAACGCATCGAATCCCTTTGCCAGATCAGACGGACTACGTCTGGAATGGCTATCTGCCCGGAATCAAACCGGGGCAACTCTATGGCTTCCGTGCGCATGGACCGTACGCTCCGGAGCAAGGCTTTCGATTCAACCCGCACAAGGTCTTGCTCGACCCTTATGCGAAGGCCATCGGACGCGATTTAACGTGGAGCGATGCCGCATTTGGATATCGCGTCGGTGATCCGGCATTCGATCTCAGCTTTGATGAGCGTGACAATGCCGAGACCGCCGCGCTGGCGGCCGTCATCAATCCCTCGTTTCGCTGGATGGGGGATCAGCCATTGCGCACGCCGTGGCACAAGACACTGATCTATGAAATGCACGTAAAAGGATTCACTCACAAAAGCCCCTGGGTGCCGCGTGAATGGCGCGGCAAATACGCCGGTGTCGCATGTGAGGGATCATTACGTCATTTGCGCGCACTCGGGATCACTGCCGTGGAACTGATGCCCGTTCATCACCATGTGGACGAGCGGTTTCTGGGCGAGCGTGGGCTGACAAACTACTGGGGCTACAACACACTCGGTTACTTTGCCCCCGATGTTCGCTTCGCCTCACAACGAGACCCGCAACGGACCGTCAACGAGTTCAAGCGGATGGTCCGCCAACTTCATCGCAATGGGTTCGAAGTGATTCTCGATGTGGTCTACAACCACACCTGCGAAGGGAATCAACTCGGACCAACGCTGTCCTTAAAGGGGCTCGACAACACCTCTTACTACCGCCTGGCCGATCCACCTCGCTATTACAAGGACTACACCGGCTGCGGGAATACACTCAATATGCAGTCACCCCGGGTGCTGCAGTTGATCATGGATAGCCTGCGGTATTGGGTGCTCGAGATGCATGTCGACGGGTTCCGTTTCGATCTCGCGGCAGCCCTTGCCCGCGAACTGCACGACGTCGACAAATTGGGAGCATTTTTCGATATCATTCACCAAGATCCCGTGCTGTCGCAGGTCAAGCTCATCGCCGAGCCCTGGGACGTCGGACCGGGCGGATATCAGGTCGGAAACTTTCCGGTTCTTTGGACCGAATGGAACGGCAAATATCGGGACTGCGTTCGCAAGTTCTGGCGCGGCGACGGGAACACGGCGAGCGAGTTTGCCACACGTCTGTGCGGCAGCAGCGATCTGTACGAAGGGACCGGACGACGCCCTTACGCTAGCATCAACTTCGTGACATCGCACGACGGTTTTTCGCTGAATGATCTCGTCAGCTACAACCACAAGCACAACGAAGCCAATGGCGAGAACAACAACGACGGTGACAATCACAACATCAGTTGGAATTGTGGTGCCGAAGGACCGACAAACGACCCGGCCGTAAACGCGCGACGGGCGCGGCAGAAGCGGAACTTCATCGCGACACTCTTATTCTCGCAAGGCGTCGCCATGCTGCGCAGCGGGGATGAGTTCAGCCAGACACAAGGTGGCAACAATAACGCGTACTGCCAGGACAACCCGATCAGTTGGATACGTTGGAAGCTGACGGACGAAGAGCAAAGCCTGCTGGAATTCACGCAGCAGGCGATTCAGCTCTGGAAGAGTCAGCCAGTCCTGCAGCGACGAAAGTTTTTCCAAGGTCGCCTCATTCGGGGTGAGCTGATCCGCGACGTCGTCTGGCTGACTCCTTTGGGTGAGCAGATGACCGATGAAGACTGGAACAAACACTATACGCGTTGCCTGGGGATGCGTCTCGAAGGCCAGATGGATGACGAGATCGACGAGCGCGGGCGACACATTACAGGCGACACGCTGCTGATCCTGTTCAATTCGCACTACGACATGATCCAGTTCATGATGCCGCCACACGCCAATGGCGAACACTGGCAACCACTACTCGATACTGCAACCACGACGACGGCCCGACGGATGCATGCGGGCGAACGATATCCGCTCCAAGGACATTCGCTGGCGGTCTTGCGGCTGTCGCGATCGCGCCGCGGCATCTTCAAGCGTGCCACTCGAAAAGCCTGA
- a CDS encoding type 1 glutamine amidotransferase domain-containing protein, with protein MTTSSSPSGPRILIFVGDDYEDLELWYPKLRLIEAGCRVTVAGANAKAVYQGKNGYPCLSDAAIEEVKSTDFHGLICAGGWMPDKLRRDATVLKLTREFAEAGKLVAAICHGGWIPISANVYRGVRVTGSPGIKDDLINAGCLFEDAPVVVDRHFVSSRKPDDLPAFCQGILQVLSRS; from the coding sequence ATGACCACATCCTCTTCACCATCGGGGCCACGGATTCTGATTTTTGTGGGAGACGACTATGAGGACCTGGAACTTTGGTATCCAAAGCTCCGGCTGATCGAAGCCGGGTGCCGAGTGACCGTTGCCGGTGCGAACGCCAAGGCTGTGTACCAAGGGAAGAACGGTTATCCGTGTCTCTCTGATGCGGCGATCGAAGAGGTCAAGTCGACCGATTTTCATGGACTGATCTGCGCGGGTGGGTGGATGCCGGACAAACTGCGTCGTGACGCAACCGTCCTGAAATTGACACGCGAATTCGCCGAAGCGGGGAAACTGGTCGCCGCGATCTGCCACGGTGGGTGGATTCCGATCTCCGCGAATGTTTATCGTGGTGTGCGTGTGACGGGCTCACCTGGAATCAAGGACGACCTGATCAACGCAGGTTGCCTGTTCGAAGACGCACCCGTCGTTGTTGATCGACATTTTGTCAGCAGCCGTAAACCCGATGACTTGCCGGCGTTCTGCCAGGGAATCCTGCAAGTTCTCAGCCGCTCATGA
- a CDS encoding isochorismatase family protein, producing the protein MRLSCWIMLFSLSLLSIHANADEPSTTKRTYTNRLTRIENPKPLLADYPEFFEPIIEQSHFEAPAVVVDEAADLHVRAWRFSYNARGIIEMPNHLKASETAVIMVHPWGIDDGQGWNTPEPAGVADFCTPEKNHLAARHTREIVKPFINSLRENVAGVLYSVPGNKDPIRQKLYRSYTHRPTETDRREGARELTAKLAAFKYVGEPLPPTLTLSKDLPVIDYFKQFQGLDASARFNNAGFWQLPIPVTTDVDVHPDDVVIYDAEGYEPLKLFLKSIGVRHVLLTGYATDMCYCKTTAGYDNLSKDFNVFLVGDASLATFPSNTSPRFAVNAAISFAALNQLVTQVSWVKLDGVKP; encoded by the coding sequence ATGCGCTTGAGTTGCTGGATCATGCTGTTCTCGCTCAGCCTGCTGAGCATTCATGCCAACGCGGACGAACCCTCAACGACAAAGCGGACGTATACGAACCGGTTGACGCGGATCGAAAACCCCAAGCCGCTTCTGGCAGATTATCCAGAGTTCTTCGAACCGATCATCGAGCAATCCCATTTTGAAGCGCCGGCCGTCGTGGTGGACGAGGCCGCAGATCTCCATGTGCGAGCCTGGCGATTCTCGTACAACGCACGCGGCATTATCGAGATGCCCAATCATCTGAAAGCATCAGAGACTGCTGTGATCATGGTCCACCCCTGGGGGATCGATGATGGGCAGGGCTGGAATACACCTGAACCAGCGGGGGTCGCCGATTTCTGTACGCCAGAGAAAAATCATCTCGCCGCACGACATACCCGAGAAATCGTCAAGCCGTTTATCAATTCGCTTCGCGAAAACGTCGCCGGCGTGCTGTATAGCGTCCCCGGAAACAAGGACCCCATCCGCCAGAAGCTCTATCGCTCGTACACCCACCGTCCGACAGAAACCGATCGCCGTGAAGGAGCCCGTGAATTGACCGCGAAGCTGGCGGCGTTCAAGTATGTCGGTGAACCCCTTCCGCCCACGTTGACGTTGTCAAAAGACCTACCCGTCATCGACTATTTCAAGCAGTTTCAAGGTTTGGACGCGAGTGCCAGGTTCAACAACGCGGGATTCTGGCAACTGCCGATTCCCGTCACGACGGACGTTGACGTGCATCCCGATGACGTGGTGATCTACGACGCGGAAGGATACGAACCACTCAAGTTGTTCCTGAAATCGATCGGCGTACGACACGTCTTGTTAACCGGCTACGCGACGGATATGTGCTACTGCAAGACGACGGCGGGTTATGACAATCTTTCGAAAGACTTCAACGTCTTCTTGGTGGGGGATGCTTCGCTGGCAACATTTCCGTCGAATACGTCACCCCGATTCGCAGTGAACGCGGCAATCTCATTCGCCGCACTAAATCAGCTTGTGACCCAGGTCTCGTGGGTGAAGTTAGATGGGGTAAAGCCGTGA
- a CDS encoding NAD(P)/FAD-dependent oxidoreductase: MPIRISNLRLSVAVPETELPRHLARRLGLNSTDLQRWRILKKSLDARSSSDLQFVYTTLVELADASAEVTCASASRPSDVQVYEPPQFEDADPGSEPMSERPIIVGSGPAGLLAGYYLALKGYRPIILERGEAVKNRVPTVREFDRGGEFDRENNYLFGEGGAGCFSDGKLTCRLEGPDVEWVLQSFVECGGRPSLVYENRPHLGSNKLPMICRNYRRKIEALGGEYKFGCRFEGLQIRNGQVIGIETSSGPMACHQLILGIGHSARDTYQMLYDLGVPMVQKSFQLGLRIEQPQVQINHHKYGRPEYESLLGAADYTLQARGEKDVFTFCMCAGGIIMPSISEPRMFCSNGMSNSRHDTPFANSGVMVTLEPQEFGGTHPLAGMHLQQRYEALAYEIGRGNYFSPIQTAHDFVKGRPADLSAKFNCSYQRGVQSAQLDHVLPPVVAQAIRQSLPIMDKKMRGALLKHAILVGPEMRGSSPIRIDRDLVTRQCPNIAGLYPVGEGAGYAGGIVSAAVDGLRSARHIVQQYRIPG, translated from the coding sequence ATGCCTATTCGCATTTCCAATCTTCGACTATCCGTCGCGGTTCCCGAAACGGAGCTGCCGAGACACCTTGCGCGACGACTTGGACTCAACTCCACTGATCTGCAGCGATGGCGAATCCTCAAGAAGAGTCTCGACGCCCGTTCGTCGTCGGATCTTCAATTCGTCTATACCACGTTGGTCGAACTTGCTGACGCCTCGGCCGAGGTGACTTGTGCCAGCGCAAGCCGCCCGAGCGACGTGCAAGTCTACGAGCCGCCGCAGTTCGAAGACGCCGATCCAGGCTCAGAGCCGATGTCCGAACGACCAATTATCGTCGGTTCAGGGCCGGCAGGATTGCTCGCGGGTTACTACCTGGCGTTAAAAGGATATCGGCCCATCATTCTGGAACGCGGCGAAGCGGTAAAGAACCGGGTCCCGACCGTACGTGAATTTGATCGTGGCGGCGAATTCGATCGCGAAAACAACTATCTGTTCGGTGAGGGCGGGGCGGGATGCTTCAGTGATGGCAAGCTGACCTGTCGCCTGGAAGGCCCGGACGTCGAATGGGTCCTTCAGAGTTTTGTGGAATGCGGCGGCAGACCATCGCTCGTCTACGAGAATCGACCGCACCTTGGCAGCAACAAACTGCCCATGATCTGCCGCAACTATCGACGCAAAATCGAAGCACTCGGCGGCGAATACAAATTCGGCTGCCGATTCGAGGGGCTCCAGATTCGCAATGGCCAGGTGATCGGAATTGAAACGTCATCCGGGCCCATGGCGTGCCATCAATTGATTCTGGGAATCGGACACAGCGCCCGCGACACGTACCAGATGTTGTACGACTTGGGTGTACCCATGGTGCAGAAGTCCTTTCAACTGGGACTACGCATCGAACAGCCACAAGTACAGATCAATCACCACAAGTACGGGCGCCCCGAGTACGAATCACTGCTCGGCGCGGCCGACTACACCCTGCAGGCCCGCGGGGAAAAAGATGTCTTCACCTTCTGCATGTGCGCGGGTGGCATCATCATGCCCAGCATCAGCGAACCCAGAATGTTTTGCTCAAACGGAATGAGCAACTCGCGACACGATACACCATTCGCCAACAGCGGCGTCATGGTCACCCTGGAACCGCAAGAGTTCGGCGGAACGCATCCATTGGCCGGCATGCACCTTCAACAGCGGTACGAGGCCCTGGCGTATGAGATTGGCCGCGGGAACTACTTTTCACCGATTCAAACGGCCCACGATTTCGTCAAGGGGCGCCCCGCCGACCTTTCCGCAAAGTTCAACTGTTCGTATCAGCGAGGCGTGCAATCCGCACAGCTTGATCATGTTCTGCCCCCTGTCGTCGCGCAGGCCATTCGTCAAAGCTTGCCCATCATGGATAAGAAGATGCGCGGGGCACTGCTTAAGCACGCCATCCTCGTTGGCCCCGAGATGCGCGGTAGTTCACCGATACGTATCGACCGTGATCTGGTAACGCGCCAGTGCCCGAATATCGCAGGCCTCTACCCCGTCGGAGAAGGGGCCGGTTACGCCGGAGGAATCGTAAGCGCCGCCGTCGACGGACTTCGTTCCGCTCGCCACATCGTCCAGCAGTACCGAATCCCCGGTTGA
- a CDS encoding PVC-type heme-binding CxxCH protein, which produces MTKNAIVLLVSAWLIGTSDPTWAEGLSPEEAASRMTVPDGFEVRAVASEPLVRQPVCIEFDDRGRLWVIQYLQYPNPEGLKRIQVDRYSRTKYDRVPEPPPHGPRGADRITILSDTNGDGRFDEGRDFINGLNLATGLAFGHGGVFVLNVPYLLFYPDRNRDDVPDSDPEVLLTGFGMEDAHSVANSLTWGPDGWLYGCQGSTVTANIRGIEFQQGVWRYHPQTREFELFCEGGGNSWGLDFDRVGQLYYSTNYGGHVLLHGVQGGYFVKSFAKHGALHNPFAYGYFDHAPHQNFRGGHVTVGGIIYQGDSFPDSFRGQYISGDLLGHGVYWHKITPRGSTVGTSHGGELLVSNDNWFAPTDVTMGPDGAVYVSDWHDARTAHPDPDADWDRSNGRIYRISAKGTPQLPSIDFAKLSTTELLKRLTHRNQWYVRRARMELTNRGEGHESLTTSLASPDELVALESLWALNAIGGFNEHVAEGLLKSVHAAVRGWTVRLLGDTKSISAEMAHRLDKFAETEPSVQVRQQLAATTARFPAAQALPMINANINRDIDNDDPFIPLLWWWSIEHHSVSGRQEVMRRFLRPSLWKSRLGRETLLPRLIRRYTAEGTSEGLDCVAQLVKAAPDDASRDTLWQPILLGCREIPRETGSAERQTMLREHELTKLVLARWQARPDDITLTQLALALGDRTPFERIVRETFDSKTETSARIILLGILADVAEPSLVEPLLTLINSDQPLLARQAALKTVARIEDPRVASALIAAYQSHASEGLKPQIRDALLGRKTSARAWLTAVDQGDIAAKETPQEQLQRIALFEDPAMDELIKKHWGQLGVNRGEKLAEARRLSNDIRASSGNLTVGQAVFKKHCATCHQLFGEGTKLGPDLTTANRKDRDFMLISLVDPSSAIRKEYTSFIVQTRDGRILTGLAISRDNSGITLVNAKSEKTMIAANDIDELRESPISLMPDDLYRQLKPQELRDLFSYLESNAR; this is translated from the coding sequence ATGACGAAGAATGCGATTGTCCTCCTCGTGTCGGCGTGGTTGATCGGAACAAGTGACCCCACCTGGGCTGAAGGGCTATCGCCAGAGGAAGCGGCAAGCCGGATGACGGTGCCTGACGGGTTCGAAGTCAGGGCCGTCGCCAGCGAGCCCCTCGTGCGACAACCGGTGTGTATCGAGTTTGATGATCGTGGCCGACTGTGGGTCATTCAATACTTGCAATACCCGAACCCGGAAGGCCTGAAACGAATTCAGGTCGATCGCTACTCGCGCACGAAGTACGACCGTGTTCCGGAACCACCCCCGCATGGTCCTCGCGGTGCCGACCGGATCACGATTCTTTCGGACACCAACGGCGATGGACGTTTTGACGAAGGCCGTGACTTCATCAACGGACTGAATCTGGCGACGGGTCTGGCGTTCGGTCACGGCGGGGTTTTTGTCCTGAATGTCCCCTACCTTTTGTTCTATCCAGACCGCAATCGTGACGACGTTCCGGACAGCGATCCAGAAGTCTTGCTGACGGGTTTCGGCATGGAAGACGCCCATAGCGTGGCGAATTCCCTGACATGGGGGCCGGATGGTTGGTTGTATGGCTGCCAGGGCAGCACGGTCACGGCGAACATTCGCGGAATTGAATTCCAGCAGGGCGTCTGGCGCTATCATCCCCAGACTCGTGAATTCGAGTTGTTCTGCGAAGGAGGCGGCAATTCATGGGGACTCGACTTTGATCGCGTCGGTCAACTCTACTACAGCACAAACTATGGCGGACACGTCCTGCTGCATGGAGTTCAAGGCGGCTATTTTGTGAAATCCTTCGCCAAACACGGCGCGCTGCACAATCCGTTTGCATACGGATACTTCGACCATGCCCCGCATCAAAACTTCCGCGGCGGCCACGTGACGGTCGGGGGCATCATCTACCAGGGCGATTCGTTTCCAGACTCCTTCCGCGGTCAATACATTTCCGGCGACCTGCTGGGACACGGCGTCTACTGGCACAAGATCACACCCCGCGGTTCCACGGTCGGCACATCGCACGGCGGTGAATTGCTGGTCTCGAACGACAACTGGTTTGCACCGACGGATGTGACGATGGGCCCCGATGGTGCGGTGTATGTCTCAGACTGGCACGACGCCCGCACGGCTCATCCCGACCCCGATGCCGATTGGGATCGTTCGAACGGGCGGATCTATCGAATCTCCGCCAAAGGAACGCCTCAACTCCCCTCGATCGATTTCGCCAAGCTGTCAACGACCGAACTGCTGAAGCGACTCACCCATCGCAATCAGTGGTACGTCCGACGGGCACGAATGGAATTGACCAATCGCGGTGAGGGACATGAATCGCTCACCACATCGTTGGCGAGCCCTGATGAGCTGGTTGCACTCGAATCACTGTGGGCCTTGAATGCGATCGGTGGATTCAACGAACACGTGGCCGAAGGGTTGCTGAAGAGTGTCCATGCCGCAGTGCGAGGCTGGACGGTGCGCCTGCTGGGGGACACGAAATCGATTTCAGCCGAAATGGCTCACCGCCTGGACAAGTTTGCCGAAACGGAACCGTCGGTGCAGGTCAGGCAACAGTTGGCCGCAACGACGGCGCGTTTCCCCGCCGCACAGGCATTGCCGATGATCAATGCCAACATCAATCGCGATATCGACAACGATGATCCGTTCATCCCACTGCTGTGGTGGTGGTCGATTGAGCATCACAGTGTCAGCGGCCGACAGGAAGTCATGCGACGGTTCTTGCGACCTTCGCTTTGGAAATCGCGGCTCGGTCGTGAAACGCTGCTGCCCAGACTGATCCGTCGCTACACGGCCGAAGGGACTTCTGAAGGTTTGGATTGCGTGGCGCAGCTCGTGAAGGCCGCTCCTGACGATGCCTCGCGAGACACGTTGTGGCAGCCCATCTTGCTGGGTTGTCGTGAAATTCCCCGCGAGACGGGTAGCGCCGAACGACAGACAATGCTGCGTGAACATGAACTCACAAAACTCGTTCTCGCACGATGGCAGGCCCGACCCGACGATATCACGCTCACCCAGCTCGCATTGGCATTGGGCGATCGTACCCCATTCGAACGCATCGTCCGCGAAACGTTTGATTCAAAAACCGAGACCTCGGCTCGCATCATACTTCTCGGAATTCTGGCGGATGTGGCCGAACCTTCATTGGTGGAACCACTTCTTACATTGATCAATTCCGATCAGCCCCTGCTCGCTCGACAAGCCGCCCTGAAAACCGTCGCGAGAATCGAAGATCCACGTGTCGCGTCCGCCTTGATTGCCGCTTATCAATCCCACGCCTCGGAAGGTTTGAAACCGCAGATTCGGGATGCACTCCTGGGAAGGAAGACTTCCGCACGTGCCTGGCTGACGGCCGTCGATCAAGGTGACATTGCCGCCAAAGAGACGCCACAAGAACAGTTGCAGCGCATCGCGTTGTTCGAAGACCCTGCAATGGATGAATTGATCAAAAAACATTGGGGACAATTGGGAGTCAATCGCGGCGAAAAACTGGCAGAGGCCAGACGCCTGAGCAACGACATCCGCGCATCGTCTGGCAACCTGACAGTGGGGCAAGCGGTGTTCAAAAAGCACTGTGCGACATGCCATCAATTGTTCGGCGAAGGGACAAAACTGGGGCCAGACCTGACGACGGCCAATCGAAAAGATCGGGACTTCATGTTGATCAGTCTCGTCGATCCGAGCAGCGCGATCCGCAAGGAATACACCAGCTTCATCGTGCAAACCCGCGATGGCCGGATTCTGACCGGGCTGGCCATTTCGCGGGACAACTCGGGAATCACCCTTGTAAACGCCAAGAGCGAAAAGACGATGATCGCCGCGAACGACATTGACGAGCTTCGCGAATCACCGATCTCATTGATGCCAGACGATCTGTACCGCCAATTGAAACCGCAAGAACTACGCGATTTATTCTCGTATCTTGAGTCCAACGCGCGATGA
- a CDS encoding neutral/alkaline non-lysosomal ceramidase N-terminal domain-containing protein, producing the protein MSGLVGASNAADAPTWKAGVAKTEITPEQSVWLAGYGSKRAPDGKLHELWMKALALEDQNGQRVVLITSDFQGVPKVMSDVAFAKIKEKYGLDRRQLMFTFSHNHCGPRLGDDLIDYYPVDDEQEKLVAEYTSLMIERTVELVGEALSKLAPATLQTGMGKATFAVNRRNNREPEIPAMIEKGIPFVGPVDHSVPVLKVSRSDGKVDAILFGYACHPTTLSFMTWCGDYPGFAQIEIEHAYPGAMAMFVNTCGGDQNPLPRRSVELCQKYGHMLAVGVQEGLAGPLTTVSPGLKTAFELVDLAYLKNVTREELGEYAKGNNGVRGRWAVRMLKQLDDGKTFSPSYPYPVHAWQLGKEMLVIGQGAETVVDYALRFKKEFGPGTWVCGYVDDMISYIPSRRVWEEGGYEGGSNLYEYGRPALRWAGDVEDRICTSVHRLVKEVRD; encoded by the coding sequence ATGTCTGGTCTCGTTGGCGCGAGTAACGCGGCGGATGCCCCAACATGGAAGGCGGGTGTGGCCAAGACCGAGATCACTCCAGAACAGTCGGTGTGGCTCGCCGGCTACGGATCAAAGCGTGCCCCAGACGGGAAGTTGCATGAGTTATGGATGAAGGCGTTGGCACTTGAGGATCAGAACGGCCAACGCGTGGTGTTGATCACCAGCGATTTTCAGGGTGTCCCCAAGGTGATGAGCGACGTCGCATTTGCCAAGATCAAGGAAAAATATGGACTGGATCGTCGTCAACTGATGTTCACGTTTTCGCACAATCATTGCGGGCCGCGACTGGGTGACGACTTGATCGACTACTATCCGGTTGATGACGAACAAGAAAAGCTCGTGGCGGAATATACGTCACTAATGATCGAGCGGACGGTCGAGCTGGTGGGCGAAGCGCTCTCAAAACTTGCTCCTGCGACGTTGCAGACCGGAATGGGCAAGGCGACGTTCGCGGTCAACCGCCGCAACAATCGCGAGCCCGAGATTCCCGCCATGATCGAAAAAGGGATTCCATTCGTCGGTCCCGTCGATCATTCAGTGCCGGTGCTGAAGGTTTCGCGGAGCGATGGCAAGGTGGACGCAATTCTCTTTGGTTACGCCTGCCATCCGACCACACTGAGCTTTATGACCTGGTGCGGTGACTATCCCGGATTTGCTCAGATTGAAATTGAACACGCGTACCCAGGTGCGATGGCGATGTTCGTGAATACCTGTGGCGGAGATCAGAACCCTTTGCCGCGCCGTTCGGTCGAACTGTGTCAGAAATATGGGCACATGTTGGCTGTTGGTGTTCAAGAAGGGTTGGCAGGGCCGCTGACGACCGTTTCGCCTGGCCTCAAGACCGCCTTCGAACTGGTTGATCTCGCCTATCTGAAGAATGTCACGCGCGAAGAACTGGGAGAGTATGCCAAGGGCAACAACGGCGTTCGTGGCCGGTGGGCCGTGCGGATGTTGAAGCAACTCGACGACGGGAAAACGTTCTCACCGTCGTATCCCTACCCTGTACACGCCTGGCAACTGGGGAAAGAGATGCTGGTGATTGGGCAGGGAGCGGAAACTGTCGTCGACTATGCGTTGCGATTCAAAAAGGAGTTTGGTCCTGGAACATGGGTGTGCGGTTATGTCGACGACATGATTTCGTACATCCCTTCTCGCCGCGTGTGGGAAGAGGGCGGTTATGAAGGAGGTTCGAACCTTTACGAGTATGGTCGCCCCGCTTTGAGGTGGGCTGGTGACGTCGAAGACCGAATTTGTACTTCAGTGCATAGGCTGGTGAAAGAAGTTCGCGACTAG
- a CDS encoding esterase/lipase family protein produces the protein MQVVFVHGMGRTPLSAWPLLWRLRQRHVSVTTFFYSVTFQSFASIEARLRGHLIQVASQGEYALIGHSLGGVLIRSAIASLPPETRLPARVFLLGSPVQPSRIAKYLSRNVLFRLATHDCGQLLASDDRMGQVAPSCVPTTSIIGTRGLHGSISPFGDEPNDGVVSESEVAADWITEELRVPVVHSFLPSNRLVTELILERIEPVASTL, from the coding sequence ATGCAGGTGGTATTCGTTCATGGAATGGGAAGAACACCTTTGTCGGCGTGGCCCCTGCTGTGGCGACTTCGGCAGCGCCACGTGTCCGTGACGACATTTTTCTACTCCGTCACATTCCAGAGTTTTGCGTCGATTGAAGCCCGTTTGCGTGGCCATCTGATCCAGGTCGCCAGCCAAGGTGAGTATGCATTGATTGGCCATTCTCTGGGTGGAGTCCTCATTCGCAGTGCGATTGCGTCCCTGCCGCCAGAGACGCGGTTGCCGGCTCGCGTTTTCCTTTTGGGATCACCCGTACAACCTTCTCGAATTGCGAAGTACCTCAGTCGTAACGTGCTGTTCCGACTGGCAACTCATGATTGCGGACAACTGCTTGCCTCTGACGATCGGATGGGACAAGTGGCCCCGAGCTGCGTTCCCACGACGAGTATCATCGGTACACGTGGCCTACATGGTTCCATCAGTCCGTTCGGTGATGAGCCCAATGACGGTGTCGTCTCCGAATCAGAAGTCGCCGCCGACTGGATCACCGAGGAACTACGCGTCCCTGTGGTTCATTCTTTTCTGCCATCGAACAGGCTGGTGACGGAGTTGATTCTCGAACGGATCGAACCCGTCGCATCGACGCTATAG